Proteins co-encoded in one Macrobrachium nipponense isolate FS-2020 chromosome 24, ASM1510439v2, whole genome shotgun sequence genomic window:
- the LOC135205776 gene encoding tigger transposable element-derived protein 1-like isoform X2 translates to MDSNPVTMSFSVNGRNFGKCYEVSHRSLQGKALFPHILTKNCTFKIPPRRPPSPKASGKEPKRQKVTTLRKKVARQDYEVPSGHTTPKASGKKPKCQKKVMTLQEKVALLEMLKEGKSYAAVGRHYGINESTVRYIKKKEVGIRKAMSISFCSSAKRVSTVRSKGIVRMELALAMWITDCHKKNIPLNSNNICTKAQELYQQFSTVTEGGDIQEADFLGFDDSAEKEEEEAEPLSAPKDFMASNGWFNRFQKRFHLKCSWHGEMASTDREAAMKYPETFKSIIREKGYRPEQVFNVDDSSLFWKKMPSRTYLMKDEASASGFKAQKDRVTLIMCGNAAGFMLKPGLIYRAANPRALKNKNRNFLPVFWMHNTKAWFNKVLMSNWFIQSFIPQVKEYLKDLCMEFKVLLIMDDAGGHPVDLCYEGVQLEFLPANTSPLQPMNQGVIRAFKALYTQNSLEHLVREMDTDTEFTLKECWRKFTIATCLTIIGQSLKDMKKETFNACWKKLWPECVHNYEGFSPEEVQHSAIDKAVQSARILGGEGFSDMTEDEVGSLIDAHSDPLTNQDLEELTRSASEEENTAGSGEEEECLSQIMGPASSKASDKALKRPRKVMTLQEKVELLEMLKDGKSCAAVGRHYGINESTVRHIKKKEVGIRKAVSISFRDSAKKVSTVRSKSIVRMESALAMWITDCRKKIIPLNSNIIRTKAQKLYQQFSTVTEGGDLQEADFLGFDDSAEKEEEEAEPLSAPKGFMASNGWFNRFLKRFHIKRSWHREMTSTDREAAAKYPETFKNIIRDKGYRPEQVFSVDHTSLFWKKMPSRTYLMKDEASASGFKAQKDRVTLIMCGNVAGFMLKPGLIYRAATQGPQE, encoded by the coding sequence GTGCCTTCTGGACACACCACacctaaggcttctggcaaaaaGCCTAAGTGCCAGAAGAAGGTCATGACACTCCAGGAGAAGGTAGCACTTTTGGAAATGTTGAAGGAAGGGAAAAGTTATGCTGCAGTAGGCCGCCATTATGGCATAAATGAAAGTACTGTCCGGTATATCAAGAAGAAAGAGGTGGGGATAAGGAAGGCCATGAGTATTAGCTTCTGCAGTAGTGCCAAAAGGGTTTCCACTGTGCGTAGTAAGGGCATTGTGAGGATGGAGTTGGCCTTGGCAATGTGGATAACAGACTGCCATAAGAAGAACATCCCTCTCAACAGCAACAACATCTGCACAAAGGCACAAGAACTCTACCAGCAGTTTTCAACTGTTACAGAAGGCGGCGACATACAAGAAGCAGACTTCTTAGGCTTTGATGACTCTgctgaaaaagaagaggaagaagcagaacCATTGTCAGCTCCTAAAGATTTTATGGCTAGCAATGGGTGGTTCAACCGTTTTCAGAAGCGGTTCCACCTAAAGTGTTCTTGGCATGGGGAAATGGCATCAACAGATAGGGAAGCAGCCATGAAATATCCCGAGACCTTCAAGAGTATCATCAGGGAAAAGGGCTACCGTCCAGAGCAGGTGTTCAATGTGGATGATTCTAGtttgttctggaagaaaatgccTTCACGGACATATCTCATGAAGGACGAAGCCAGTGCCTCTGGATTTAAGGCCCAGAAGGATAGAGTTACCCTTATCATGTGTGGCAATGCTGCTGGCttcatgctgaaaccaggcctcatttacagGGCTGCTAACCCCAGGGCCCTCAAGAATAAGAACAGGAACTTCCTGCCTGTGTTTTGGATGCATAACACCAAGGCGTGGTTCAACAAAGTCCTTATGTCTAACTGGTTCATTCAGAGCTTCATCCCTCAAGTTAAGGAATACCTCAAAGACTTGTGCATGGAGTTCAAGGTGTTGTTGATCATGGATGATGCTGGGGGCCACCCTGTGGATCTTTGTTACGAGGGAGTCCAGCTTGAGTTCCTCCCTGCCAACACCTCACCCCTCCAGCCTATGAATCAGGGTGTTAtccgtgccttcaaggcactctacacccAGAACTCCCTTGAGCATCTTGTGAGGGAAATGGACACTGACACTGAATTTACACTGAAGGAGTGTTGGCGTAAGTTTACGATTGCCACATGTTTAACCATCATCGGTCAATCGTTGAAGGATATGAAGAAGGAGACCTTTAATGCATGCTGGAAGAAGTTGTGGCCGGAGTGTGTTCACAATTATGAGGGCTTCTCTCCTGAAGAAGTTCAACATTCAGCCATTGATAAGGCAGTCCAGTCGGCAAGGATACTTGGTGGAGAAGGCTTTAGTGACATGACCGAGGATGAAGTTGGCAGCCTCATCgatgcccactctgacccctTGACGAACCAGGATTTGGAAGAGCTCACAAGGTCTGCCAGTGAGGAAGAAAATACGGCAGGttcaggggaggaggaggaatgtcttTCCCAAATTATGGGCCCTGCTTCTTCTAAGGCTTCTGACAAAGCTCTCAAGCGCCCGAGGAAGGTCATGACACTTCAAGAGAAGGTAGAACTTTTGGAAATGTTGAAGGACGGGAAAAGTTGCGCTGCAGTAGGCCGCCATTATGGCATAAATGAAAGTACTGTCCGGCATATCAAGAAGAAAGAGGTGGGGATAAGGAAGGCCGTGAGTATTAGCTTCCGCGATAGTGCCAAAAAGGTTTCCACTGTGCGTAGTAAGAGCATTGTGAGGATGGAGTCGGCCTTGGCAATGTGGATAACAGACTGCCGTAAGAAGATCATCCCTCTCAACAGCAACATCATCCGCACAAAGGCACAAAAACTCTACCAGCAGTTTTCAACTGTTACAGAAGGCGGCGACTTACAAGAAGCAGACTTCTTAGGCTTTGATGACTCTgctgaaaaagaagaggaagaagcagaacCATTGTCAGCTCCTAAAGGTTTTATGGCTAGCAATGGGTGGTTCAACCGTTTTCTGAAGCGGTTCCACATAAAGCGTTCTTGGCATAGGGAAATGACATCAACAGACAGGGAAGCAGCTGCAAAATATCCCGAGACCTTCAAGAATATCATCAGGGACAAGGGCTACCGTCCAGAGCAGGTGTTCAGTGTGGACCATACTAGCTtgttctggaagaaaatgccTTCACGGACATATCTCATGAAGGACGAAGCCAGTGCCTCTGGATTTAAGGCCCAGAAGGATAGAGTTACCCTTATCATGTGTGGCAATGTTGCTGGCttcatgctgaaaccaggcctcatttacagGGCTGCTACCCAGGGCcctcaagaataa
- the LOC135203489 gene encoding tigger transposable element-derived protein 1-like: MASADTEAAMKYSKTFKNIIRDKGYRPEQVFNMDETCLFWKKMPSRTYLMKDEAKAPGFKAQKDRVTLIMCGNAAGFMLKPGLIYKAANPRALKNKNKNFLPVFWMHNAKAWTTKVLMSNWFIQSFIPQVKEYLIDLCMEFKVLLIMDGAGGHPVDLYCEGVQLEFLPANTTSLLQPMGQGVIRAFKALYTQNSLEHLLREMDTSSEIMLKKCWHKFTIATCLGVIDRSLKDMKKETLNACWKKLWPECVHNYKGFSPEEIQHSAINKAVQLARTLGGEGFDDITEGEIGSLIDDNSDPVTDQDLEELKKSASEEEVIAGSGDEEDEGLHLERLSQLKTIIKKVQESALAWDPCMERSLKFINALDAAMAPYTDVIISMKKQQQQLPITMFLERMKKDPSKPPKTPEEMHLVDKAPEEGEEAPPEGM, from the coding sequence ATGGCATCGGCAGACACGGAAGCAGCCATGAAATATTCCAAGACCTTTAAGAATATCATCAGGGACAAGGGCTACCGTCCAGAGCAGGTGTTTAATATGGATGAGACTTGCTtgttctggaagaaaatgccTTCACGGACATATCTCATGAAGGATGAAGCCAAAGCCCCTGGGTTTAAAGCCCAGAAGGATAGGGTTACCCTTATCATGTGTGGCAATGCTGCTGGCtttatgctgaaaccaggcctcatttatAAGGCTGCTAACCCCAGGGCcctcaagaataagaacaagaacTTCCTGCCTGTGTTTTGGATGCACAACGCCAAGGCGTGGACCACCAAAGTCCTTATGTCTAACTGGTTCATTCAGAGCTTCATCCCTCAAGTTAAGGAATACCTTATAGACTTGTGCATGGAGTTCAAGGTGCTATTGATCATGGATGGTGCTGGTGGCCACCCTGTGGATCTTTATTGCGAGGGAGTCCAGCTTGAGTTCCTCCCTGCCAACACCACCTCCCTCCTCCAGCCTATGGGTCAGGGTGTGAtccgtgccttcaaggcactctacacccAGAATTCCCTTGAGCACCTTTTGAGGGAAATGGATACTAGCAGTGAAATTATGCTGAAGAAGTGTTGGCATAAATTCACGATTGCCACATGCCTGGGCGTCATTGACAGATCGTTGAAAGATATGAAGAAGGAGACCCTTAATGCGTGCTGGAAGAAGTTGTGGCCGGAGTGTGTTCACAATTATAAGGGCTTCTCACCTGAAGAAATTCAACATTCAGCCATTAATAAGGCAGTGCAATTGGCGAGGACGCTTGGTGGAGAAGGCTTCGATGACATCACCGAGGGTGAAATCGGCAGCCTCATTGATGACAACTCTGACCCCGTGACGGACCAGGATTTGGAAGAGCTGAAAAAATCTGCCAGCGAGGAAGAAGTCATAGCAGGTTCAGGAGACGAGGAGGATGAAGGCCTGCATTTGGAACGTTTATCCCAACTTAAGACGATAATCAAAAAGGTGCAGGAGTCAGCTTTGGCATGGGATCCTTGTATGGAACGCTCCTTAAAGTTCATAAATGCCCTTGATGCGGCAATGGCGCCCTATACTGACGTCATTATCAGCATGaagaagcagcaacagcagctACCTATCACCATGTTTCTTGAGCGGATGAAGAAGGACCCTTCAAAGCCTCCCAAAACCCCTGAAGAAATGCACTTGGTGGACAAAGCGcctgaagaaggagaagaggcacCCCCAGAGGGAATGTGA